CGGCTTCGCCGTGGGGCGATCCAGGTCCTCATAGTAGATGAATTCGTCGCAGTTGGAAATAAGAAGTTCCGATGAAGACCCCTTCATTCCCATGCCGATGACGGTCTTACCGTTTTCCTTGAGCTTGGAGACCAGAGGAGAGAAGTCCGAATCCCCCGACACGATCACGAACGTGTCGATATGCTCCTTGGCGTAGGACAGGTCCATGGCGTCCACCACCAGACGGATATCCGCCGAGTTCTTGCCGGTCATGGAGCGCTTCGGTATCTCGATGAGCTCCACAGCTGATTCGTGGAACGGCCGCTTGTAATCCGAGAACCGGGACCAGTCGGCATAAGCCTTTTTGACGAGGATCTTGCCCTTTTCGAGGAGCCGCTCCAGGGCCTTGTTGATGTCGAAGGTATCACCTTTTTCTTTGGCGGCGCCCAGGGCGAGGTTTTCCAGATCAATAAAGACCGCC
The sequence above is a segment of the Candidatus Zymogenaceae bacterium genome. Coding sequences within it:
- a CDS encoding NYN domain-containing protein yields the protein MTLAVFIDLENLALGAAKEKGDTFDINKALERLLEKGKILVKKAYADWSRFSDYKRPFHESAVELIEIPKRSMTGKNSADIRLVVDAMDLSYAKEHIDTFVIVSGDSDFSPLVSKLKENGKTVIGMGMKGSSSELLISNCDEFIYYEDLDRPTAKPPRIPSSIKKEKREAFDLLLSSITALVRENKEVIYSSMVKDTMIRKRPSFNESYHGYHTFSELLEDAQKNGLINLKIDSRSGTYVVTGFGKQ